Part of the Pristiophorus japonicus isolate sPriJap1 unplaced genomic scaffold, sPriJap1.hap1 HAP1_SCAFFOLD_678, whole genome shotgun sequence genome is shown below.
tactgaTTATCTGAAATCTGTGAGCTCTGCTCACCGACCCTCCTGCCCGTGGAATCAGTTTCTCCcaatctactcgatcaaaaccctttttccagttctgacgaaattgacctgaaacattaactctgtttcttcacagatgctgctgaGTGTTTTGCAGCAATTTTGGTTTTAGATCGGGTTTGCATTTGCAAATCTAAAATGTCTGAACAAGCTGTAAAACGCCAGTCAATTTGAATTTTTTAAAACATGGTGATGTGCTCCCAGGAGAGCGAAATCCTGGAGtttggatacagatcagccacaatcagattgaatgggggagcaggttcaaggggctgaatggcctgctcctggttCTAGGTTCCTTCTGAACAAGGAGAGATGGGAACCAAAGCCTTTACTGCCTGGGTCAACACACCACAGGGTGAATCTTCATCGTGTGACGGAGAGAAACAGGTGGCAGCGACTCAGCAGGTCCGCTTTACATGTTTTACACCGCTGCTCAGTCAGGATCAAACCCCGCATTCTGTCACACACCACCATTTCAATTGCAATTTGGAGTGATTcctgaaaagaacttgcatttctgtagcgcatttcacaacctcaaggcgtcccaaagcgtttcacagccagtaGTGCTCTCGAAGTGTGGTCACGGCTGTAGTgtcggaaaggcggcagccaatttgtgctatgCAACAATGATCAGGGGCACTCCCTGCTAACCCAAGCCTACATACACACCTCGGCCATAGGTTGGGAAAGTCAGGTCTAAagaccccctctcctccctccctcaagGCCGCAACAAATCGCCAATTGAATGgttgtagtgatgttggtcgagggataaatattggccaggagaccagagGGGAGCTCCGCtggtcttttttgaaatagtgccgtgggatctcctgtgtccacctgagggggctggattatgtgctcaagtcacgggagtgggacttgaacccacgaccttctggctcagaggtgaacgTGGTACCCACTGAGCCGTGGCTGGTACCGTTGACATGGCTCAGGAATTTTCTGGTTTCCGAAAGAAACTGGAGCCGCCAAGACCATGAAGGTCAGAGATGTGAAGATGCTGAAACTTTAGCACTGCAAGGTCGGCAGCAGCTGGACTCACTGCATCTGGTGACGTCCTGCAGAAGTACGGAGGAGGCTCACTGAAGCAACAGAGAAAGAACTGAATCAGAACTAAGACAAAGTAAATGTAGAACGTGGTGAGTCGGAAGACATCAGATACTCCACCCTGGGGAAAAAACACAGAGAGGAGAAATTATTCAAAGATTCATTCACACCTCAGGACAGAAGCGGTTGTCTCGCTCTCTGAAACCCATCATCATTGCTCAAAGTCTTCAAACCAAGCCACACAGATAATCCCACACAGGTACAGGTTTGCACACTCACTCCCTTCAGGGGCACTCCCTACTAACCCAAGCCTACACACACATCTCGGCCATAGGTTGGGAACAGTCAGGTCTaaagaccccctccccccctccctcaaggCCGCATATGATGCTGAATATAACTGGCTAAAACCAGGTACCAGCTACACGGTTCCCCACTGCTTGTTCAGCTAAGGCAGAACCACCCTACACATTCCTGCACTGGCCTGTAGGCTATCAGCAGTCGGAGAATCTCAGGCCCCAGTGACAAGCCGACCAGAAGGCACCATCACTCCAAACAGAGCCTGCCCATTGGAGCTGGAACATGATAGTGCATGAAATGAGATGGGTCACTCAGCCCATGAGCTCCACTCTCCCAGagtccatgtacactctcccctacccacccattcaatcccctcccacagtccatgtacactctcccctatccccctatccacccattcaatcccctcccacagcccatgtacactctccccacccattcaatcTCCTCCCAGagtccatgtacactctcccctacctatccattcaatcccctcccacagcccatgtacactctcccctatccccctacccacccattcaatcctctcccacagcccatgtacactctcccctatcactctccccacccattcaatcccctcccacagcccatggacactctcccctatccccctacccacccattcaatcctctcccacagcccatgtacactctcccctatcactctccccacccattcaatcccctcccacagcccatggacactctcccctatcactctccccacccattcaatctcctcccacagcccaagtACACTCTCCCCTATAACTCCACCTGCCCATTCAGTCTCCGGCAGGAACTTTTCATATAAATATTCACAAAGGAAATTGAGAAAAATTCCAGAAATCCACTATTCTCCTGTCTGCCCCATCCCAAGTCAGTGGCCTCTATCCCTTCAGCGCTATATGGAGTGCACTGAGCTAACGTTTGCCTAATGTAGCAGTTACCccagtgaatgtacatggggacacatCGCACAACGAGTGCTTACCTCACCGAGTGCCAGCAGAATATTCGACCTGAATGGTATCACAGCGCAAAGCAATGCGATCAGCCAGAAGAAGAACAGCATTCCAGAGGACTGGAGGCCCCGCAGCCTCTCGTACTGGATCAGAAAGGTCGCGAGCAACTGAAGTCACAAGGAAGACAAGTGTTAGAAATGGCCAGGCCTCCCCCCGCCAGATCTCATCGCGCTCCGCAGCATAACCTCGCAGTGCGTCACCCAGTGTGGATCCGACCTATGCAGACTGGGTAACTCCAACCCCATCCCATGCCATGTGGAGTTACCTCGTCTCACCTGGcattttatttttatattcattctcgggatgtggatgtcgctggcaaggtcggcatttattgcccattcatagTCGCCCTGAGAAGGAGCTGGTGGGCTGCTTTCGTAACCACTGGCAACGGTTTAATACAACGGTGTTTGTtgagccacttcagagggcagttacgagtcaacaacattggtgtaggactggagacacatgtaggcccagactgggtaaggacagcaggtttcctgccCCAGAGGAcattgaggtgtgtgtgtgtgtgtgtgtgtgtgtgtgtgtgtgtgtatgaaggcAAGGGAGTAAATAAATCGATGGGACATGGGTAACAAGCCGTGCTGGACTTCAGGCCATTCGCAGCTGGTCAGGGGGGCAGTGGCAGGAACGGACCAGGGGAGAGAACGAAGTGAAGGCAGGACAAACAGCTGACTCCCCCGCCACCCCAACACTTTGATAGCAAGGGATAATTTCTTCCTGCTCTTTAGGACTCTCTCTCACGCCGCTGTTGCTTCGCAGCCCATCTAGCCAGTTGGTCAGGTATCTTGGCCATGGCACAGAGTGACCGCTGCCCCTGGCTTGAGACGATCCCCCGACAATCCAGGCAAATGTACGAGCTCGCACTGTGCAATCCCGCTTTACAATATCATGATTACTGGTGCGGCCAGATCCATAACCTGTCGGGCCACTGAGGAGCGTGGCGTggccttggggagggggggtggcgtgGCCGGGGACGTagtccggagggggagggggggggaggtgtggtccggagggggagggggtgcgcggtccagggggggagggggcgcggtccaggggggggagggggtgcggtccagggggggggagggggcgcggtccaggggggggagggggcgcggtccggggggggagggggcgcggtccggggggggagggggcgcggtccagggggggggagggggcgcggtccaggggggggaagggggcgcgctccaggggggggagggggcgcgctccagggggggggagggggcgcgctccaggggggggagggggcgcgctccaggggggggagggggcgcgctccaggggggggagggggcgcgctccaggggggggagggggcgcgctccaggggggggagggggcgcgctccaggggggggagggggcgcgctccaggggggggagggggcgtgctccagggggagagggggcgtgctccagggggggagggggcgtgctccaggggggggaagggggcgtggTCCAGAGTGGGAGGGGGGCGTGGTCCAGAGTGGGAGGGGGCGGCGTGGCCctggggaggagtgggggtggcaTGGCCAGGGCCGTGGTCCGGAGGGGTGGCGTGGTCTGGGGGGGAGGGAGCGTGGTCCGGAGGCGGGGTGAGGAGGACATGGCTGGTAGGGGGAGGGGCAACGTGGTccagagggatggggggggtgggggggggagaacgtgGTCCAAATGGGGAGTGGGGGGCGTGgcctggagggggagggggcgtggcCTGGAGAATGAGGCTCTTCCCCAAATGTCTGTGTTGCTATTTTCGTTAAGTATAATGAATCAGCGCTGTGAATTGCAAACACCCGACCGTGTAGCAACATGCAGTCTGTTAATGCTCTGCTCACCATGGTGACTCCCAGCAGCAAAGGGCTGATGAAATACGCGAGTGCCCGTGCTTTTTCATTCAGCACTTCATCCAAGGAATAGAAGAGGTCTGACCAGCAGACAATCCACAGCAGCACCCCCAGAACCTGCAGAACAGAGAACCGGGACAGTCAGTCAGACCACAGGAGATAGACAGGTCACTCCGATAATACAAAGATTTGGTTCTAAGTGATTGGCTGTCCaacacaccctaaccctaactcatcGTCAGGTTTAAGAGACTCCAACAGAAGCTATTGATAAATCCAGATGGACAGTTCCTGTTTTCCCAATGCTGTCTCCCTGAAGGACACAGCCACTGAGCCCAGGCACAGTAGCATACAGACCAGAGGTTGGCAATTGGGCAAAGAGCAGttg
Proteins encoded:
- the LOC139256024 gene encoding ATP-binding cassette sub-family C member 3; the encoded protein is MAASRSDSESVPAIERLCGPDIGPRLWDHNVTFNTDHPDLTPCFQKTILVWIPCVYLWVIFPLYFLYLRQSSRGYIRVTMLNRVKTVLGVLLWIVCWSDLFYSLDEVLNEKARALAYFISPLLLGVTMLLATFLIQYERLRGLQSSGMLFFFWLIALLCAVIPFRSNILLALGEGGVSDVFRLTTFYIYFVLVLIQFFLCCFSEPPPYFCRTSPDANPCPEANAGFLSRLTFWWFTA